The following proteins are encoded in a genomic region of Oncorhynchus kisutch isolate 150728-3 linkage group LG4, Okis_V2, whole genome shotgun sequence:
- the dlk2 gene encoding protein delta homolog 2, which yields MPLRDSVTPLLWSCCVLMLIHQCEAQALNCTCNVTNSRCDENAVCRCDPGWEGQQCNVCVRMPGCVHGSCHQPWQCTCEPGWAGRFCDKDVHVCTNEAPCQNGATCYVNVSGEYSCLCPEGFHGRNCEHKTGPCHKTGRSSCKNGGQCEDSGGYAPELSCRCLAGFTGPRCENNMDDCLMRPCGNGATCLDGINRFSCLCPEGFTGRFCTVNLDDCASQPCLNGGRCLDRASTFHCLCKPGFTGRTCEVPLRSPESQAPISSSHDWAGGGGGWGRVTQSRPDQDITRGDNNSGDRLLKISVKEVVTQWGSSGLSEVQLITLLVLGGMTLAVVVLTAGLVLRGHWQDHCASCRCGPTPHLPPLKHRDRQPPPQSHIVTVEQECKISFLHTPTAPELEKKKLNT from the exons ATGCCTCTGAGAGACTCAGTCACCCCGCTGCTCTGGAGTTGCTGTGTACTAATGCTCATCCACCAATGCGAGGCTCAAG CTCTAAACTGCACGTGTAATGTGACCAATAGTCGGTGTGACGAGAATGCGGTGTGCAG GTGTGACCCGGGTTGGGAGGGGCAGCAGTGCAACGTCTGTGTGAGAATGCCAGGCTGTGTCCATGGATCATGTCATCAACCCTGGCAATGCACCTGCGAGCCTGGATGGGCAGGGCGCTTCTGCGACAAAG ATGTCCATGTGTGTACAAATGAGGCACCTTGTCAGAACGGTGCCACTTGTTACGTCAACGTTTCAGGGGAATACTCCTGCCTCTGCCCCGAGGGATTTCACGGGAGGAACTGCGAGCACAAGACAGGACCCTGTCATAAGACCGGCAG GTCTTCGTGTAAGAATGGCGGGCAGTGTGAGGACAGTGGCGGTTATGCTCCAGAGCTCTCCTGCCGCTGCCTGGCAGGCTTCACCGGGCCACGTTGCGAGAACAACATGGATGACTGCCTGATGCGCCCCTGTGGTAACGGTGCCACCTGCCTGGATGGCATCAACCGCTTCTCCTGCCTCTGTCCCGAGGGCTTCACGGGCCGGTTCTGCACCGTCAACCTGGATGACTGTGCCAGCCAACCTTGCCTTAATGGAGGGCGCTGTCTGGACCGTGCCAGCACCTTCCACTGCCTCTGCAAGCCTGGGTTCACTGGCAGGACCTGCGAGGTGCCCTTAAGGAGCCCAGAGAGCCAAGCACCCATCAGCAGCTCCCATGACTGGGCTGGGGGAGGTGGGGGCTGGGGAAGGGTAACTCAGTCCAGGCCAGACCAGGACATCACGAGGGGGGACAATAATAGTGGAGACAGGCTGCTTAAGATCTCTGTGAAGGAGGTTGTGACCCAGTGGGGGTCGTCTGGCCTGTCAGAGGTGCAGCTCATAACCCTCCTGGTGCTGGGGGGCATGACACTTGCCGTGGTGGTGCTCACAGCTGGCCTGGTGCTGAGGGGACATTGGCAGGACCACTGTGCAAGCTGCAGGTGCGGCCCCACCCCCCACCTGCCCCCGCTGAAACACCGAGACCGCCAGCCACCCCCGCAGAGCCACATAGTCACAGTGGAGCAGGAGTGTAAGATCAGCTTCCTGCACACGCCCACAGCCCCAGAACTGGAGAAGAAGAAACTGAACACTTAG